Proteins encoded by one window of Enterococcus faecalis:
- a CDS encoding DUF1116 domain-containing protein — MSRNDLFKQPLDTINVGIDFIHEDMKKQGIPSHQVNWAPPANGDPELLKLLDQLKNPTLYEKIQQANEEAVTRIIQSKPILVGFDKAINVMPDMTETTILHAGPPITYENMCGPMKGAVQGALVFEGLAKDLADADRVARSGAITFSPCHEHDAVGSMAGVTSPNMYVHIIKNETYGNTAFTNLSEQLAKVLRFGANDQSVVDRLIWMRDVLGPLLHDAMTFCPEGIDLRLMLSQALHMGDECHNRNVAGSTLLVQALTPYMVQTDFSREQLKEVFEFLGSSDYFSGPTWMGAAKCALDAGHNVENSTIVTTMCRNGVEFGIRVSGIGGNHWFTGPAQRVIGPMFAGYTQEDAGLDMGDSAITETYGVGGFAMAAAPAIVPLVGGTVAEALNYSKEMLEITTKENPNVTIPVLDFMGIPSGIDVLKVLETGMLPVINTAIAHKEPGIGMIGAGLTNPPANVFNEALKALVAKIN; from the coding sequence ATGAGCAGAAATGATCTTTTTAAACAGCCTTTAGATACGATCAATGTAGGCATTGACTTTATTCATGAAGATATGAAAAAACAAGGGATTCCTTCACATCAAGTAAATTGGGCACCGCCAGCCAATGGTGACCCAGAGCTATTAAAATTATTGGATCAATTAAAAAATCCAACACTTTATGAAAAAATCCAACAAGCCAACGAAGAAGCGGTTACCCGCATTATTCAATCAAAACCTATTTTAGTAGGATTTGATAAAGCAATTAATGTCATGCCCGATATGACTGAAACGACCATTTTACATGCTGGGCCACCCATTACTTATGAAAATATGTGCGGACCGATGAAAGGTGCCGTTCAAGGAGCGCTTGTTTTTGAAGGATTAGCAAAAGATCTAGCTGATGCCGATCGGGTTGCTCGTTCTGGCGCAATTACGTTTTCTCCTTGTCATGAACATGATGCCGTTGGTTCCATGGCTGGCGTGACTTCTCCGAACATGTACGTTCATATTATCAAAAATGAAACGTACGGCAACACGGCTTTTACTAATTTAAGTGAACAATTGGCGAAAGTTTTACGATTTGGTGCAAATGATCAATCCGTCGTGGATCGCCTGATTTGGATGCGCGATGTTTTAGGTCCATTACTTCATGATGCCATGACTTTTTGTCCAGAAGGCATTGATTTACGCTTAATGCTTTCGCAAGCCTTGCATATGGGCGATGAGTGTCATAATCGCAATGTAGCTGGAAGTACGTTGTTAGTCCAAGCATTAACACCTTACATGGTTCAAACTGATTTTTCTCGTGAACAATTAAAAGAAGTATTTGAATTTCTTGGCAGTTCTGACTATTTTTCTGGTCCAACTTGGATGGGTGCCGCTAAATGTGCGTTAGATGCTGGGCATAATGTGGAGAATAGTACAATTGTCACCACCATGTGTCGCAATGGGGTCGAATTTGGAATTCGTGTCAGTGGGATTGGTGGAAATCACTGGTTTACGGGGCCTGCCCAACGGGTGATTGGTCCGATGTTTGCTGGTTACACACAAGAAGATGCTGGTTTGGATATGGGCGATAGTGCTATTACAGAAACGTATGGTGTTGGCGGATTTGCTATGGCAGCTGCACCAGCAATTGTCCCATTAGTTGGCGGAACAGTGGCAGAAGCATTGAATTATTCAAAAGAAATGCTGGAAATTACTACGAAAGAAAATCCCAATGTCACGATTCCTGTTTTAGATTTTATGGGGATTCCTTCAGGCATCGATGTCTTAAAAGTCTTAGAAACAGGGATGCTGCCTGTCATTAATACTGCTATTGCTCATAAAGAACCGGGGATTGGTATGATTGGCGCTGGATTGACTAATCCGCCAGCAAATGTCTTTAACGAGGCACTAAAAGCTTTAGTAGCTAAAATAAACTAA
- the gst gene encoding DinB family glutathione transferase, protein MKVTQLSSETLDRAHERFEETLAQMTVAEANTMPAPLIKSVTWLMWHTARELDLQISALNHSDPLWLSQHWTEKFALDLPDETEDWHHTPEEAAKVVVAEKQLLSDYLAASVALTKSYLDQIKEEQLSDVIDKNWTPPVTRQVRLVSVIDDAVMHSGQAVYTRRLVIGK, encoded by the coding sequence ATGAAAGTCACTCAACTTTCTAGTGAAACCCTTGACCGAGCGCACGAACGTTTTGAAGAAACACTTGCGCAAATGACCGTTGCCGAAGCAAACACGATGCCCGCACCATTAATCAAGTCTGTTACTTGGCTGATGTGGCACACAGCCAGAGAATTAGACCTACAAATTTCCGCACTTAATCATAGTGATCCGTTATGGCTTAGTCAACACTGGACAGAAAAATTTGCCTTGGATTTGCCAGATGAAACAGAAGACTGGCATCACACACCAGAGGAAGCGGCGAAAGTCGTGGTGGCAGAAAAGCAATTGCTTAGTGACTATTTGGCTGCCAGTGTGGCACTTACCAAAAGCTATTTAGACCAAATCAAAGAAGAACAATTGTCAGACGTGATTGATAAAAATTGGACCCCGCCGGTGACTAGACAAGTGCGTTTAGTTTCAGTGATTGATGATGCAGTGATGCATTCTGGGCAAGCCGTTTATACACGAAGATTAGTCATTGGAAAATGA
- a CDS encoding cation-transporting P-type ATPase — MKWYQLSSTKVIEQTKTKQTGLSSEERQQRLQTNGPNKIEEKQQLKTWQKLAKHFTDLLMVVLLAAAILKFATGEVVEGSIIFLVVLVNGFVGYWQERKAEESLDGLKQMMGQEAVVLIDGQKTTVSSETLVLGDVVTLQAGDVVPADLRLFDVHNLMIEESILTGESEAVEKITGFLNEELPTGDQKNLAFSGTLVQAGSALGVVVETGDSTEVGKINHALQSVDQKTTPLVRKMHQLNKQIFQGIMVLILFLIFFTTFRHGMEWSLLFSAMIALIVAMIPEGLPAVLTMILSMGVHEMARENAIIKGMPSVETLGSMTVICSDKTGTLTKNEMTVMDVVTEEMTIVKEIMANCQELKLQDQQKIADLQGNPTELALLQYVDQDQLSLRPVEKKIPFSSSYKYMATRHPQAEGSIIYVKGAPEVLLQLSTLSDNQKGAWQAQAAQLAQKGQRVLGFAYKTVTSQQELTHETLSGLTFAGLAGIIDPPKESAIQAVKESQEAGISVKMITGDHKDTAQAIGEQVGLKHTKKVLEGLEIDAMSDEELAQHVQKVDVFARTTPEHKLRIVTALQNNGEIVGMTGDGVNDAPALKKADVGIAMGIKGSEVTKQAADMVLADDNFHTIAKAVKEGRRIFDNLKKTITFFLPTSLAQGLIVVWALLMNHPLPLTPVQILWVNMVTTITLSYALGFEKASADTMKRPPRDVNEGILTKYSIFRIVYVSVLIMVPGYLMALQFEGQALQQTFLLQSIVLAQAAYMINCRKLVDPSLSTGFFQNKVLFASLGILFLLQALVVYWPVAQQLIGTTSLNGLQLAMIFVHVVSLFFLVEGEKYITKRFMTKESQKTSECPR, encoded by the coding sequence ATGAAATGGTATCAACTTTCCTCAACAAAAGTAATCGAGCAGACTAAGACGAAGCAAACGGGTCTTTCTAGCGAAGAACGTCAGCAACGTTTACAAACGAATGGTCCAAATAAAATTGAAGAAAAACAACAACTGAAAACGTGGCAAAAGCTAGCCAAACATTTTACAGATTTACTAATGGTGGTCTTACTCGCTGCCGCAATTCTAAAATTTGCCACAGGCGAAGTGGTCGAAGGAAGTATCATTTTTCTAGTGGTACTTGTCAATGGCTTTGTCGGTTATTGGCAAGAGCGTAAAGCAGAAGAATCATTAGACGGCCTGAAACAGATGATGGGCCAAGAGGCAGTCGTTCTAATTGATGGACAAAAAACAACCGTTTCTTCTGAAACATTGGTTCTGGGAGATGTAGTCACGTTACAAGCTGGCGATGTAGTCCCAGCAGATTTGCGCTTATTTGATGTTCATAATCTGATGATTGAAGAATCAATTTTGACAGGCGAATCAGAAGCCGTGGAGAAAATTACCGGTTTCTTGAATGAGGAATTGCCAACAGGCGATCAAAAGAATTTGGCTTTTTCAGGAACACTTGTCCAAGCAGGTTCGGCCTTAGGTGTTGTAGTAGAAACAGGAGATTCCACTGAAGTTGGAAAAATTAATCACGCGTTGCAGTCAGTAGATCAAAAAACAACGCCGCTCGTGCGGAAAATGCACCAATTAAACAAGCAAATTTTCCAAGGGATTATGGTCTTGATCTTGTTCCTAATTTTCTTTACCACTTTTCGTCATGGCATGGAATGGAGCCTCTTATTTTCTGCGATGATTGCATTAATTGTAGCAATGATTCCAGAAGGCTTACCTGCTGTGTTAACGATGATTTTATCGATGGGTGTTCATGAGATGGCTAGAGAAAATGCGATTATTAAAGGCATGCCTTCCGTTGAAACATTAGGCTCAATGACAGTTATCTGTTCAGACAAAACAGGAACGCTAACTAAAAATGAAATGACGGTAATGGATGTAGTGACTGAAGAAATGACCATTGTCAAAGAGATTATGGCCAACTGTCAAGAATTGAAATTACAAGACCAACAAAAAATCGCCGACTTGCAGGGGAATCCTACCGAGTTAGCTTTACTACAATATGTCGATCAGGATCAACTGTCTTTACGCCCTGTAGAAAAGAAAATTCCGTTTAGTTCAAGTTATAAATACATGGCCACTCGCCATCCGCAAGCAGAAGGTTCAATTATTTATGTCAAAGGTGCGCCAGAAGTATTGTTACAACTTTCTACGTTATCTGATAATCAAAAAGGTGCTTGGCAAGCACAAGCTGCGCAATTAGCGCAAAAAGGACAACGGGTATTAGGTTTCGCTTATAAGACAGTTACGTCACAACAGGAACTGACACATGAAACATTGTCAGGATTGACGTTTGCTGGACTGGCAGGCATCATCGATCCGCCAAAAGAAAGTGCCATTCAAGCCGTCAAAGAATCTCAAGAAGCAGGTATTTCCGTCAAAATGATTACCGGAGACCATAAAGATACAGCGCAAGCCATTGGCGAGCAAGTTGGTTTAAAGCATACGAAAAAAGTCCTTGAAGGATTAGAAATTGATGCTATGTCAGATGAAGAATTAGCTCAGCACGTTCAAAAAGTTGATGTATTTGCACGAACGACGCCAGAACATAAATTACGAATTGTCACGGCTTTACAAAACAATGGTGAAATTGTCGGGATGACCGGCGATGGCGTGAACGATGCGCCAGCACTAAAGAAAGCCGATGTCGGAATTGCCATGGGAATTAAAGGAAGTGAAGTAACCAAACAAGCCGCAGATATGGTTTTGGCAGATGATAATTTCCATACGATTGCTAAAGCCGTGAAAGAAGGACGCCGCATTTTTGATAACTTGAAAAAGACGATTACCTTCTTCTTGCCAACCTCTTTAGCACAAGGTTTAATTGTTGTCTGGGCGCTTTTAATGAATCATCCTCTACCGTTGACACCTGTCCAGATATTATGGGTAAACATGGTAACTACGATTACTTTGTCTTATGCATTAGGTTTTGAAAAAGCGAGTGCTGATACCATGAAACGACCACCAAGAGATGTCAACGAAGGCATTTTAACAAAGTACAGTATTTTTAGAATCGTCTATGTGTCGGTACTCATTATGGTGCCAGGTTACCTCATGGCGTTACAATTTGAGGGCCAAGCCTTACAGCAAACGTTCCTCTTACAAAGTATCGTCTTAGCGCAAGCAGCGTATATGATCAACTGTCGTAAGTTGGTTGATCCGTCGTTAAGCACAGGCTTTTTCCAAAATAAAGTGTTGTTTGCTTCATTAGGAATCCTCTTTTTACTGCAAGCGCTAGTAGTTTACTGGCCAGTAGCGCAGCAATTAATTGGCACAACTTCTTTAAATGGCCTTCAATTAGCAATGATTTTCGTCCATGTTGTGAGTCTGTTTTTCCTTGTTGAAGGGGAAAAATATATAACCAAACGATTCATGACGAAAGAAAGCCAAAAAACTAGCGAATGTCCTCGCTAG
- the fdrA gene encoding acyl-CoA synthetase FdrA has product MTIQTVIKENAYFDSVTLMTISTRANELAGVKTAMIGMGTDMNLEVIRNVGLYTPALDHVTTGDLLIVLDLDDQANSEEILQQVDELFTKKKKTASSEVTYKTLDSALYEEPDANLVVISVNGKFAAREAHKALDQQKHVMLFSDNVTVDEELALKQKAHEKELFVMGPDCGTAIINGVGLCFANEVRSGDIGIVGASGTGSQEVSVQIHKYGYGISQLIGTGGRDLSAEIGGLMMLDGLDALMADEQTKAILLISKPPAPEVTEKILKKLAVSTKPVVIYFIGSEQTERKIDNVTFATSSLDAVQKVIQFSQTQEAEPSLYQNPTGATLTAIQQQQTPSQKFVRGLFCGGTLCDELLYALTEVSDDVYSNIHKIPERQLANPDHSQAHTLIDFGDDRFTEGRPHPMIDPTSRITRILQEAKDPEVAVLALDFELGYGSHENPVGVLEEALKEAKADGRELAIIGYVLGTEEDPQDIHEQRKILEDLEVLVVDSSHQLCEATKTFVKGANEHEQK; this is encoded by the coding sequence ATGACAATTCAAACAGTAATTAAAGAGAACGCCTATTTTGATTCAGTTACTTTAATGACCATTTCAACACGAGCCAATGAACTGGCTGGAGTTAAAACTGCAATGATTGGGATGGGAACCGACATGAATCTTGAAGTGATTCGGAATGTTGGTTTATATACACCCGCCTTGGATCATGTTACAACGGGTGATTTATTAATTGTTTTAGATCTTGATGACCAAGCGAACTCAGAAGAAATTTTACAGCAAGTCGACGAGTTATTTACAAAGAAAAAGAAAACCGCTTCTTCTGAAGTAACCTATAAGACGTTAGATTCAGCCCTTTATGAAGAGCCTGATGCCAACTTAGTTGTAATTTCTGTCAATGGAAAATTTGCTGCACGAGAAGCGCATAAAGCTTTAGATCAGCAAAAACACGTCATGCTCTTTAGTGATAACGTGACGGTTGACGAGGAATTAGCGTTAAAACAAAAAGCACACGAAAAAGAACTGTTTGTGATGGGCCCTGATTGTGGAACAGCGATTATTAATGGCGTCGGGTTATGTTTTGCTAACGAGGTACGTTCAGGAGATATTGGAATTGTCGGCGCTTCTGGTACAGGCAGCCAAGAAGTTAGTGTCCAAATCCATAAATATGGTTATGGGATTTCACAATTAATTGGTACTGGCGGCCGTGATTTGTCTGCTGAAATTGGTGGGCTGATGATGCTTGACGGACTGGATGCTTTAATGGCTGACGAACAAACTAAGGCAATTTTGCTTATTTCTAAACCGCCTGCTCCAGAAGTAACAGAGAAAATTTTAAAAAAATTAGCTGTTTCAACTAAACCAGTTGTTATTTATTTTATCGGCAGTGAACAAACGGAACGAAAAATAGACAACGTCACTTTTGCTACTTCTTCTCTGGATGCAGTTCAAAAGGTGATTCAATTTAGTCAAACACAGGAAGCGGAACCCAGCCTCTATCAAAATCCGACAGGCGCAACGTTAACAGCTATCCAACAGCAACAAACCCCTTCTCAAAAATTTGTTCGTGGGTTGTTCTGTGGTGGCACTCTTTGTGATGAACTTTTATATGCTTTAACAGAAGTCTCTGATGATGTTTATAGTAATATTCATAAAATTCCTGAACGACAATTAGCAAATCCTGACCACAGCCAAGCACATACATTGATTGATTTCGGTGATGATCGTTTCACAGAAGGCCGCCCACATCCAATGATCGATCCGACTTCTCGGATTACTCGCATTCTTCAAGAAGCCAAAGATCCTGAAGTGGCAGTTTTAGCGTTAGATTTTGAATTAGGTTATGGTTCTCACGAAAATCCCGTTGGTGTGTTAGAAGAGGCGTTAAAGGAAGCCAAAGCAGATGGTCGTGAGTTAGCCATTATTGGCTATGTTTTAGGGACCGAAGAAGATCCACAAGATATTCATGAACAGCGGAAAATTTTAGAAGATTTAGAGGTTCTCGTTGTCGACAGCAGTCATCAACTTTGCGAAGCCACCAAAACTTTTGTAAAAGGAGCGAACGAACATGAGCAGAAATGA
- a CDS encoding DUF2877 domain-containing protein, whose translation MTKILAYDQTILSKLPHQTLTSLQCFTHAINYGHVDTQEILLTISTHPEHIAPNTIILDEKKLSHFADLPVQIEPLFIRLGRRQLTLADAQIWQPTPLYLTPSKTKIAIFLTYIQQTRFNPWQALFPASSSTFLFDSYSRTQIQKEMIHFQQAWEQKSFKIALDCLTKILGLGIGLTPTGDDFITGLLASFSALQQLPSNFQQLAVLAKERTNAVSYAEIHEAVNERFSQLVQRVFLSIESGNTNEMAQAVSALEEVGSTSGSDILCGIIFGLKLFCEENNHDNSNSN comes from the coding sequence ATGACAAAAATTTTAGCTTATGACCAAACGATTTTATCGAAACTCCCTCATCAAACATTGACTAGTTTGCAATGTTTTACGCACGCTATTAATTATGGTCATGTAGACACCCAAGAAATTCTCTTGACCATTTCAACGCATCCCGAACATATAGCACCTAACACGATTATACTCGATGAAAAAAAACTTAGCCATTTCGCTGATTTACCTGTCCAAATTGAGCCCCTGTTTATCCGGTTAGGCCGACGACAATTAACCCTAGCCGATGCCCAAATTTGGCAACCAACGCCACTTTATTTAACACCCAGTAAAACAAAAATAGCTATTTTTTTAACGTATATTCAGCAAACTCGTTTCAATCCTTGGCAAGCGCTTTTTCCTGCTTCGTCGTCAACCTTTCTTTTTGATTCTTATAGTCGGACCCAGATTCAAAAAGAAATGATTCATTTTCAACAGGCTTGGGAGCAAAAATCTTTTAAAATAGCTCTTGATTGTTTAACGAAGATTTTGGGATTGGGGATTGGTTTAACTCCCACTGGCGATGATTTTATCACAGGATTACTTGCTAGTTTTTCTGCATTACAGCAACTTCCCTCGAATTTCCAACAGCTGGCTGTGCTAGCCAAGGAACGAACGAATGCGGTCAGTTATGCGGAAATCCATGAAGCAGTGAACGAACGGTTTTCTCAACTAGTTCAGCGTGTTTTTTTATCAATTGAAAGTGGAAATACAAACGAAATGGCTCAAGCGGTTTCAGCTTTAGAGGAGGTGGGCTCAACTTCAGGAAGCGACATACTTTGCGGCATTATTTTTGGTTTAAAACTATTTTGTGAGGAGAATAATCATGACAATTCAAACAGTAATTAA
- a CDS encoding RNA polymerase sigma factor, with product MKKEANFDEVLFSLGQEVIQVLIRRGASLEDAQDAVSQTYTTIFSILPEITSENLRPWFFRVTFNYYITMYRKKKRERTFVANSHPVQSIEKMEGQELLLLIDSLKDEEQELVLLKYYYQLSYAEIALILELSVENVRKKLYRTRQKLKKELEE from the coding sequence ATGAAAAAGGAGGCAAATTTTGACGAAGTACTATTTTCTTTGGGGCAAGAAGTCATCCAAGTCTTGATTCGCCGAGGAGCAAGTCTTGAAGATGCACAAGATGCAGTGTCGCAAACGTATACAACGATTTTTTCAATATTACCTGAAATTACATCAGAAAATCTACGCCCGTGGTTTTTCCGAGTAACATTTAATTACTACATTACGATGTATCGAAAAAAGAAACGAGAACGCACTTTTGTGGCAAACAGCCATCCTGTGCAATCAATAGAAAAAATGGAAGGGCAAGAGTTATTATTATTGATCGATTCCTTAAAAGATGAGGAACAAGAACTAGTACTTTTGAAATATTATTATCAATTATCGTATGCCGAGATTGCGTTGATTTTAGAATTATCTGTTGAAAATGTTCGCAAAAAATTGTATCGCACACGTCAAAAATTAAAAAAAGAACTGGAGGAATAG
- the sstT gene encoding serine/threonine transporter SstT — protein MVKAIRKLSLIQKIMIGIVIGTTLGFLVPEWTFISVLGELFVGALKAIAPILVFVLIIASLAQQKAGAKTYVGSILVVYLLATFLAAVVAVTASYLFPVKIVLEAAQEAQAAPTQLSDVLSNVLTSVVQNPIQAMIEGNYLSVLFWSSLIGIGLRQSSVATKDVIANLSTGITTVVQMIIGIAPIGILGLVFHSVATTGIAGLAKYGQLLLLLIGTMAVVALVVYPAIVFWNIRQNPYPLVFFVLKESAIPAFFTRSSAANIPINMELAKAMDLNEESYAVSIPLGATINMGGAAITITIMTLATVHTLGMSVPIYLALLLSIIAAVSACGASGIAGGSLLLIPLACSLFGISNDIAMQVVGVGFIVGVVQDSIETALNSSSDLLFTTSVELADRRKNGEIIDVKALIGKSQLVVEQENI, from the coding sequence ATGGTCAAAGCGATTCGGAAATTATCGTTAATTCAAAAAATCATGATAGGGATTGTGATTGGAACCACCTTGGGTTTCTTGGTGCCAGAATGGACCTTCATCAGCGTTCTTGGTGAATTGTTTGTGGGCGCCTTAAAAGCAATTGCGCCGATTTTAGTTTTTGTCTTAATTATTGCGTCGCTAGCCCAACAAAAGGCTGGGGCGAAAACATATGTTGGATCAATTTTAGTTGTGTATCTGTTAGCGACATTTTTGGCAGCTGTTGTTGCCGTGACGGCAAGCTATCTGTTTCCCGTTAAGATTGTCTTGGAGGCGGCGCAGGAAGCGCAAGCAGCCCCAACGCAACTTAGTGATGTTTTAAGCAATGTGTTAACAAGCGTTGTCCAAAATCCGATTCAAGCGATGATTGAAGGCAATTATTTATCTGTTTTATTTTGGTCCTCATTAATCGGTATTGGGTTACGTCAAAGTTCGGTCGCTACCAAGGATGTGATTGCCAATCTTTCAACAGGGATTACCACGGTCGTTCAAATGATTATCGGCATTGCGCCAATTGGAATTCTAGGTTTGGTGTTTCATTCGGTGGCAACAACAGGCATTGCAGGGTTAGCCAAGTATGGTCAGTTACTATTATTGTTAATTGGTACGATGGCCGTGGTTGCTTTAGTCGTTTATCCAGCGATTGTTTTTTGGAATATTCGGCAAAATCCGTATCCGTTAGTCTTTTTTGTATTAAAGGAAAGTGCGATTCCCGCATTCTTTACACGCAGTTCTGCGGCCAATATTCCCATTAATATGGAATTAGCGAAAGCAATGGATTTAAATGAAGAATCTTATGCGGTCTCTATTCCGCTAGGCGCAACGATTAATATGGGCGGCGCAGCCATTACGATTACCATTATGACATTGGCGACAGTCCACACATTAGGCATGTCCGTGCCAATCTATTTAGCATTATTGTTGAGTATCATCGCCGCTGTTTCTGCTTGTGGGGCTTCAGGAATTGCTGGTGGTTCCTTGTTGTTAATTCCGCTTGCATGTAGTTTGTTTGGCATTTCCAATGATATTGCCATGCAAGTCGTCGGCGTTGGCTTTATCGTCGGCGTAGTCCAAGATTCCATTGAAACAGCGTTGAACTCTTCTAGTGACTTGTTGTTTACCACCTCAGTTGAGTTAGCAGACCGACGTAAAAATGGTGAAATTATTGATGTCAAAGCGTTAATTGGCAAAAGTCAATTGGTGGTCGAACAAGAAAATATTTAA
- the truA gene encoding tRNA pseudouridine(38-40) synthase TruA produces MRNIKLTIEYDGKRYLGWQRLGNSEKTIQGKIESILTQMTGEPIEIIGSGRTDAGTHARGQVANFKTTSSLTTTEMLSFLNRYLPGDIVVKEVTEMPERFHARYNATGKQYSYYVWNSPIPNAFERYHSFHFPKALDQEKMEQACQKLIGTHDFIGFSALKKTKKSTTRTIEKITIERNGEMLQFTFVGNGFLHKMVRILVGTLLEIGAGTKELAIIDELFATKVREGAGETAPAQGLFLDEVYYK; encoded by the coding sequence ATGCGCAACATAAAATTAACCATTGAATACGATGGTAAAAGATACTTAGGTTGGCAACGACTAGGTAATTCAGAGAAAACGATTCAAGGGAAAATTGAAAGTATTTTAACACAAATGACGGGTGAACCGATTGAAATTATTGGCTCAGGCAGAACGGATGCCGGCACACATGCACGTGGTCAAGTAGCGAATTTTAAAACGACTAGTTCACTAACAACAACTGAAATGTTATCCTTTTTAAATCGATATTTACCTGGCGATATTGTTGTTAAAGAAGTTACAGAAATGCCTGAACGTTTTCATGCACGGTATAACGCCACAGGCAAACAATACAGCTACTATGTTTGGAATAGCCCAATTCCTAATGCCTTTGAACGGTATCATAGTTTTCACTTTCCCAAAGCGTTGGATCAAGAAAAAATGGAACAAGCTTGCCAAAAATTAATAGGGACCCATGATTTTATTGGTTTTTCAGCATTGAAAAAAACAAAAAAATCGACTACTCGAACGATTGAAAAGATTACGATTGAAAGAAACGGCGAAATGTTACAGTTCACTTTTGTGGGCAATGGTTTCTTGCATAAAATGGTCCGCATCCTCGTTGGGACACTTTTAGAAATTGGTGCAGGCACCAAAGAATTAGCGATAATTGACGAATTATTCGCAACAAAAGTCCGAGAAGGCGCAGGTGAAACGGCTCCTGCACAAGGATTGTTTTTAGATGAAGTGTATTATAAATAA
- a CDS encoding potassium channel family protein, with protein sequence MLSLLISVKKLFSSFLGILKKEDTRALFFLLATTLLSGTIFYSTVEKLSPLDSLYLSFMTLTTIGYGDVHPVTDLGKIFTMVYATVGLGIMAMFISVVAKSYLYSKQSHHHHHHKNKEHSAEKSSEK encoded by the coding sequence TTGCTATCTTTACTTATTTCTGTCAAAAAATTATTTTCATCTTTTTTAGGTATCTTAAAAAAAGAAGACACTCGTGCCTTGTTCTTTTTACTGGCAACCACGTTGTTGAGTGGGACCATTTTTTATTCAACAGTGGAAAAATTGTCGCCATTAGATTCGTTATATTTAAGTTTCATGACGTTAACCACGATTGGTTATGGAGATGTGCATCCAGTTACTGACTTGGGAAAAATTTTCACCATGGTTTATGCTACAGTAGGCTTGGGGATTATGGCTATGTTTATTTCGGTCGTAGCAAAATCCTACTTGTATTCTAAACAAAGTCATCACCACCATCACCATAAAAACAAAGAACATTCAGCGGAAAAGTCTTCAGAAAAATAG
- a CDS encoding anti-sigma factor, with product MDLKKSIRKAKRKQFIVIGAITVVSFAVLFVGFFVGMDKLSTKNYHTLLEVINDQEMIASPNTQLDSQVIANSSPFGGEVVTNRSKNIDGYTVEWSNLRSRYSFFRNSIDWNEVYPGSYYSSKNFYEYNRQTKQKVASFYNPAITNYYGGIKNELSELDKMENQVAEVAISFDKPYPYEEVRKMLPSNVNLVWLYVYSETVNEAEGPSGTLPYGFQLSMDDHNEIFDPENDKQHFFETLEKSPMFADNQEGQKFIQQNKNKKVEKLPIWGVMLTGQTKNFKALQNEPFVRGASIGVTAPIVPYIQPEK from the coding sequence GTGGATTTAAAAAAAAGTATTCGTAAAGCGAAAAGAAAACAATTTATCGTGATTGGTGCCATAACCGTTGTTAGTTTTGCTGTATTGTTTGTCGGTTTTTTTGTGGGAATGGATAAACTTTCGACGAAAAACTATCATACCCTACTAGAAGTAATTAATGATCAAGAAATGATTGCTTCACCAAACACTCAATTAGATTCCCAAGTAATTGCTAATAGTTCGCCTTTTGGGGGCGAAGTTGTGACCAATCGTTCAAAAAATATTGATGGTTACACGGTGGAGTGGAGTAATTTACGTAGCAGATATAGCTTTTTCAGAAATTCGATTGACTGGAATGAAGTCTATCCTGGTAGCTATTATTCTTCTAAGAATTTTTATGAATACAACCGACAAACCAAGCAGAAAGTAGCATCTTTTTATAACCCAGCGATTACCAATTACTATGGTGGTATCAAAAACGAATTAAGTGAATTAGATAAAATGGAAAACCAAGTAGCGGAAGTGGCGATTTCTTTTGATAAACCTTATCCATATGAAGAAGTCCGCAAAATGTTACCGAGCAATGTCAACTTAGTTTGGCTCTATGTTTACTCCGAAACGGTTAATGAAGCAGAAGGTCCTTCTGGTACGCTGCCTTATGGTTTTCAATTAAGCATGGACGATCACAACGAAATATTTGATCCTGAAAACGACAAGCAACACTTTTTTGAAACCTTAGAAAAATCCCCCATGTTTGCTGACAACCAAGAAGGCCAAAAGTTTATCCAACAAAATAAAAATAAAAAAGTCGAAAAATTACCTATTTGGGGAGTCATGCTTACCGGACAAACCAAAAATTTCAAAGCCTTACAAAATGAACCTTTTGTTCGTGGTGCTTCAATTGGCGTAACGGCACCTATCGTTCCCTATATTCAGCCAGAGAAATAA